A DNA window from Patescibacteria group bacterium contains the following coding sequences:
- a CDS encoding four helix bundle protein: protein MEGKSSYYNLEDRTFKFAQDVRNFLKIINKSISNFEDAKQLVRSSGSVGANYIEANESFRKRILFIE from the coding sequence ATGGAGGGAAAATCAAGTTATTATAATCTTGAAGATAGAACATTTAAATTTGCTCAAGACGTAAGGAATTTCTTGAAAATCATAAATAAGAGTATTTCAAATTTTGAAGATGCTAAGCAATTAGTTAGGTCGTCTGGCTCAGTTGGGGCTAATTATATTGAAGCAAATGAATCTTTTAGAAAAAGGATTTTATTCATAGAGTAA